The Syntrophorhabdaceae bacterium genome window below encodes:
- the dnaE gene encoding DNA polymerase III subunit alpha yields the protein MKDFVHLHLHTQFSLLDGAIRNDRLFALANTMGMKACAITDHGNMFGVVDFYFEAKKAGIKPIVGCEAYLAPKSRLDQKKIKGEDNAYHVLLLAMNETGYKNLLKLISLAHTEGFYYVPRIDKEILRAHNDGLICLTACLKGEIPNAILKSDKARVHTLVDEYLSIFGDRLYFELQDNGIAEQRIINETLIDLSRHYNVPIVATNDCHYLLREESRAHELLLCIQTGKTMNDKDRLSFSSDHFYFKSPDEIDMAFSQYPEALSNTVAIAERCNLSIDTSTYHFPEFRPPEGMTLNDYFEQLSREGFEKRVPAIRALYSEFGETLLSKYKERLDYEIGVIKKTGFSGYFLIVADFINYAKSHDIPVGPGRGSAAGSLIAFSLGITDIDPIKYDLTFERFLNPERISMPDIDVDFCRNKRDEVIRYVTEKYGRDNVAQIITFGTMKSKAAVRDVGRALGMPYAEVDKIAKLIVSVDRGIEKAINEEPQISEMYQTNGQVKELLDNAIVVEGLARHASTHAAGIVIANKHLSEYVPLYRGQHDETVTQYHMKIIEKIGLIKIDFLGLETLTLIDSVVKLLKNEGIEIDMANIPLNDKKTFQLLSSGDTSGVFQVESRGMKDLLTRLKPSKFDDIMPLIALYRPGPLNSGMVDEFIKRKNNPDKATYETPLLEGILKDTYGVIIYQEQIMKIAMVLANFSLKDADILRKAMSKKIPEELAKYREQFIEGAKANRISRGVAEKIYDVIVRFGEYGFNKSHSTAYGLITYQTAYLKAHYPVHYFAAMLTNEVNDTDKMIKYITECRDAGIEILPPDINRSAKAFTIVDGKIRFGLSGVKNVGDAAIDNILEVRETISEFNSFAHFMNAVDSRKANKKVLESLAKGGCFDSLGLKRSQILHLIREKSDKLARKENKNGLFQMDMFGGSSETMVSLEIPDMEELAHDEILNGEKESLGFYFSKHPLKPYEDLIRQLTPYDSQNLRETETSEDVSIAGIVNSAKEITTKRGDRMAYLTLEDTKGIVEIIVFPDLFAKHFVTVKSGKPLLITGMLEKNEEGSAKIKAKNVALLEDFTGEFGKTVKIMIQCEVFKKDDLKKLRDVIYSVKGNSAVLLEFRVNGEKQTFRVPNVKIDYRKKEIFSKHFTSGIDIEVLDETLS from the coding sequence AAAAAGGCGGGGATCAAACCGATCGTGGGGTGCGAGGCGTATCTGGCGCCGAAATCCCGGCTCGACCAGAAAAAAATCAAAGGCGAAGATAACGCATACCACGTGCTGCTTCTCGCCATGAACGAAACGGGTTATAAAAACCTTCTCAAGCTTATAAGCCTCGCGCATACCGAAGGCTTCTATTACGTACCCCGCATCGACAAAGAGATATTGCGTGCGCACAATGACGGGCTCATCTGCCTCACGGCATGTCTCAAAGGTGAAATACCCAACGCCATTCTTAAGTCAGACAAGGCGCGCGTGCATACGCTCGTCGACGAATACCTCTCGATCTTTGGCGACAGACTCTATTTTGAGCTTCAGGACAACGGCATCGCCGAGCAACGGATCATCAACGAAACGCTCATCGATCTGTCCCGCCATTACAATGTGCCCATCGTGGCCACGAACGATTGTCACTACCTGCTGCGCGAAGAGTCCCGGGCCCACGAGCTCTTGCTCTGCATCCAGACAGGCAAGACCATGAACGACAAGGACCGCCTGAGCTTCTCAAGCGACCACTTTTACTTCAAATCGCCTGACGAGATCGATATGGCCTTCTCACAATATCCTGAAGCGCTCTCCAACACGGTCGCCATAGCTGAACGGTGCAACCTTTCGATCGATACGAGCACCTATCACTTCCCTGAATTCAGGCCTCCGGAAGGCATGACGCTCAACGACTATTTTGAGCAGCTTTCCCGCGAAGGCTTCGAAAAGCGCGTTCCGGCAATCCGCGCGCTTTACAGCGAATTCGGTGAAACGCTTCTCTCGAAATACAAGGAGCGACTCGATTACGAAATCGGCGTTATCAAGAAGACGGGTTTCTCCGGCTACTTTCTCATCGTGGCCGATTTTATCAACTACGCCAAGTCCCACGATATTCCCGTGGGCCCTGGTCGCGGCTCGGCTGCGGGCAGCCTCATCGCCTTCTCACTCGGAATCACCGATATCGACCCTATCAAATACGATCTTACCTTCGAACGTTTCCTCAATCCCGAACGGATCAGCATGCCTGATATCGACGTGGACTTCTGCAGGAACAAACGGGACGAGGTCATTCGCTACGTCACAGAAAAATACGGCAGAGACAACGTAGCTCAGATCATCACCTTCGGGACTATGAAGTCAAAGGCCGCCGTGAGAGACGTTGGCCGGGCGCTCGGCATGCCATACGCCGAGGTGGACAAGATCGCTAAACTCATCGTGTCCGTGGATCGCGGCATAGAAAAGGCCATCAACGAAGAGCCGCAGATCAGTGAGATGTATCAGACGAACGGACAGGTTAAGGAACTGCTAGACAACGCCATCGTTGTCGAAGGGCTCGCGCGGCATGCGTCTACCCATGCGGCTGGTATCGTCATCGCCAACAAGCACCTCTCCGAATATGTACCCCTGTATCGAGGGCAGCACGACGAAACCGTGACCCAGTACCACATGAAGATTATCGAAAAGATCGGTCTCATCAAGATCGACTTTCTCGGCCTTGAAACCCTCACCTTGATCGACAGCGTGGTCAAGCTCTTGAAAAATGAAGGGATCGAGATCGACATGGCCAACATTCCGCTCAACGATAAGAAGACATTCCAGCTCCTCTCATCGGGCGACACCTCGGGCGTGTTCCAGGTCGAAAGCCGCGGAATGAAAGACCTGCTCACGAGGCTCAAGCCTTCCAAGTTTGATGATATTATGCCGCTCATCGCCCTGTACAGGCCGGGCCCCTTAAACAGCGGCATGGTGGATGAGTTCATCAAGCGAAAAAATAATCCTGACAAAGCGACCTATGAAACGCCGCTTCTCGAGGGTATCCTTAAAGACACATATGGTGTCATCATCTATCAGGAACAGATCATGAAGATCGCCATGGTGCTCGCCAATTTCTCTCTCAAGGATGCCGACATCTTGAGAAAGGCCATGAGTAAGAAGATACCCGAGGAGCTCGCCAAATACAGGGAGCAGTTTATCGAAGGCGCAAAGGCGAACCGCATATCTCGCGGCGTGGCGGAAAAAATTTACGACGTGATCGTCCGTTTCGGCGAGTACGGATTTAACAAATCACACAGTACCGCATACGGGCTTATCACCTATCAAACCGCCTATCTCAAGGCACATTATCCGGTCCATTACTTCGCTGCCATGCTTACCAACGAGGTCAACGATACGGATAAAATGATCAAATATATCACTGAATGTCGGGATGCGGGCATCGAGATTCTCCCTCCTGACATCAACCGCAGCGCCAAGGCGTTTACCATCGTGGACGGTAAAATACGTTTCGGACTCTCGGGGGTAAAGAACGTGGGTGACGCCGCCATAGACAACATCCTTGAGGTGCGCGAGACAATCAGCGAATTCAACTCCTTTGCCCACTTCATGAATGCCGTGGATTCCAGAAAGGCAAACAAGAAGGTGCTGGAAAGCCTGGCCAAGGGCGGCTGCTTCGATTCACTGGGGCTCAAGCGATCCCAGATTCTCCATCTCATACGGGAGAAATCGGACAAGCTCGCAAGAAAGGAAAACAAGAATGGCCTTTTCCAGATGGATATGTTCGGCGGGTCCTCCGAAACCATGGTCTCTCTGGAGATACCCGACATGGAGGAGCTAGCCCATGACGAAATCTTGAATGGGGAAAAGGAATCGCTCGGTTTCTATTTCAGCAAACACCCGCTTAAGCCATACGAGGATCTCATCCGGCAGCTTACCCCTTACGACAGCCAGAACTTAAGAGAGACAGAAACGTCCGAGGATGTGAGCATCGCGGGCATCGTCAACTCAGCCAAAGAAATCACCACGAAACGCGGTGACAGGATGGCCTATCTCACTCTCGAGGATACCAAAGGCATCGTGGAGATCATTGTGTTCCCCGATTTGTTCGCCAAGCATTTCGTGACCGTCAAAAGCGGCAAGCCTCTTTTGATCACGGGCATGCTGGAGAAAAACGAGGAGGGAAGCGCAAAGATAAAGGCGAAGAACGTGGCCCTTCTCGAAGACTTTACGGGTGAATTCGGAAAGACCGTTAAGATCATGATACAATGTGAGGTGTTTAAGAAGGATGATCTCAAGAAACTGCGCGATGTGATTTACAGCGTCAAAGGAAATTCCGCCGTGCTCCTGGAGTTTCGAGTCAACGGGGAAAAACAAACATTTCGTGTGCCGAACGTGAAAATCGACTACAGGAAAAAAGAGATCTTTTCGAAGCATTTCACGTCCGGTATAGATATAGAGGTGCTTGATGAGACACTATCTTAA